The Streptomyces sp. ICC1 DNA window CGGGGGCGCGGCTGATCACCAGCTCGGCGGCGCCGGCGGCCGGCGCGGCGGCCGCCAGGACCCGGTGGCCGCGCAGTTTCAGGGCCGAGGCGAGCGCCTCGGCCAGCAGCCGGTGCTCGTCGACCACCATGACCCGTACGCCCATCGCAACCCACCCCCCACCCTTCTGCCCCGGCAAGCTACACGCTTGTTCGACGGCGCGGTGCGGATACCGCGCAGAAGCCCCCGGAAGGACGGACCTTCCGGGGGCTTCGGGCGCTTCTGGGTGATTGCGGGTGGCCGGTCAGCCCGTCTTGAAGGAGACGACGATGTAGTTCGGGTCGCTGGCCACGGAGGACTTGGTCATCACGGAGGTGGCCGCGATGAAGAGCCTGCCGTTCTGGTAGTGGTACTCGGCGCGGTCCGGCACGAACTGGGTCTCGGCGCGCTGCGATTCCTTGGTCGCCGGGTTCTGCATCAGGACCGTCTGCTTCATCTCCTTGGGCTCGATGGAGACGATCTGGCCGCCCCCGTCGTAGGGCGGGACCTTGTAGGCGATGAGGTTCGGCCCGTCCATGCGGATCGGAAAGATCTTGAAGCGCTCACCGGCGTCCGAGCGGTCGGCGGTCTGCTTGCCGGTCTCCAGGTCGAAGGAGACGATCTCGTTCGTGCGCCCGTACTCGGCCGCGCCCTTGTGCTCCTGGCTCGGCATGTAGATCTTGCCGTTGCCGACCACCATGTGGGTGCAGTCCTCGACCTCGGTGGAGCTGCACCTGGGTGCGTAGTTGCCCGAGGTGAGCGGGATGCGCGTCTTGAGCGCACCGGCGTCGTCGAGGACGAAGAGGTCGCTGACGCCGGTGGCGTCCTTCGCGGTCTTGTTGATGTTCACCGCGACGATGAGCGGCTTGGTCGAGGCGATCTGGGCGAACTCGACGCCCGCGGGGAGCTTGTACGAGAACTTCGCCGCGCCCGTGACCGGGTCGAGGGCCTGGGCGTACAGGACCCGGGTCGAGCTGCCGCACTTGCGGATCACGGCGAGGGCCGGGCCGCCGCCGTAGCCCATGTCCTCGCAGCCCTCGGCATCGGTCTTGGGCGCCCACAGCGCCTTGCCGTCGGCGAGGTTCCAGGCGGCGCCGCCGCCGGTGCCGCCCGCGGCGACGGTCTGGCCGCTGAGGGTGATCTCTTCGAAGTTGACGGCCTTGTCGCCGCCGGTCTGGGACTTGGCGCTGGCGGACCACAGGAGCTTGCCGCTGACCAGGTCGATGACGCCGGCCTGGTTGCACGGCTGGTACTTCTTCTCCGCCGTCGGCATGGCCTCGTCGAAGAGGATCGCGGCCTTGTTGTCGGAGGCGTAGCGGCTGGCTCCGCAGATGTTGCCCTTGAGCGGGGTCTCCCACGCCTTGGAGCCGTCGGTCAGCTTGTAGCCGACGACCTTGCCCACATCGGACTTCACGTACGTGGTGTCCGTGACCCAGGAGCCCTTGATCTGGACGATCTCGGTCGATTCCGGCTCCGGGATGTTGAGGAACGTCTTCGACTTGATGCTGGCGGGGACCTTCTCGGAGCCGCCGGCGCCGGACTGGCCCTTGTCGCCGCCCGCGCCCGGGCTCGCGCTGCCTTCGGCGACGGGCTGCTCGCCGCCGCCGTCGCCGTCGTCGGAGACGTACCAGAAGCCGCCGCCGATGATGAGGGCGATGGCCAGGAGGGCCGCGCCGACGATCATCAGCTGGGTGCGCACGTCGTTGCCGCCGGAGCCGGCCGCGGGTCCGGCCGGGGCCTGGGCCGCGTACATGGGCGCGGTGACGGGCTGCTGCGGCCGCTGGTGGCCGGCTCTGGCGGGTCCCCCGAAGCGCGCCGGCGCCGTCCGCGCGGGTGGCTCCCGCGTGAACAGCGCCGGTACTTCCGTATGTGGTTGGCCGTCGCACACGACAGGGCCGGGGCGGCCCCGGAGGGCGCCGCAGGCCCCGTACCGCCCCAGGAGCCGCTCGAGCCGCCCCGGGGGCCCTCCGGGGCGTCCGGGGAGCCCGCAGGGGCTCCGGGCGGCTCCGGGCGGGCCGCGGCGGCCGGCGCGGGCGACGGGCGGTTCACGCTGCGGCTGGCGAACTTCGAGGGCCCCTTCGACCTGCTCCTGCAGTTGATCTCCCGGCACAAGCTCGACGTCACCGAGGTCGCCCTGTCGCAGGTCACCGACGAGTTCATGGCGCACATCCGTTCCATGGGACCCGACTGGGACCTCGACCAGACGACCGAGTTCCTCGTCGTCGCCGCGACCCTGCTCGACCTGAAGACCGCCCGGCTGCTGCCCGTCGCCGAGGTGGAGGACGAGGCCGACCTCGCGCTGCTGGAAGCCAGGGACCTGCTCTTCGCGCGGCTGCTCCAGTACCGGGCGTACAAGCGGATCGCCGAGATCTTCCGGGACCGGGCCGAAACCGAGGGGAAGCGCTACCCGCGCACCGTCGGCCTGGACGCCCGCCTGGCCGAGCTGCTGCCCGAGGTGGTCATCGGCATCGGCGGCGACGGGCTGGCGAGGCTCGCGGTCAAGGCCATGCAGCCCAGGGCGAAGCCCCAGGTGTACGTGGACCACATCCACGCCCCGCTCGTCAGCGTCCGGGAGCAGGCCGGACTGGTCGTGGCCCTGCTCAAGGCACGCGGCGAGGCCACCTTCCAGGAGCTCACCGAGGACGCCGCCGACACCCTCACCGTCGTGGCGCGCTTCCTGGCCCTCCTGGAGCTCTACCGGGAGAAGGCGGTGGTCCTGGACCAGGAGGAGGCCCTGCGGACGCTCACCGTGCGCTGGAGCGGCGGGGACGGGGACGGCATGCCGAGGGTGACGGACGAGTTCGACCGGATCGTGGAGGTCAAGGAATGAGCGGGCCGCGGGCAGAGGAGCAGCAGACACCGGCGGAGGCACCGGCACCGGCAGCGTCGGAGGCCCCGGCACCGGGGCAGTCGCAGGCGCCGCGGGTGGCCGGGCTGGACCTGAAGCCGGCGCTGGAGGCCGTCCTCATGGTGGTGGACGAGCCGGCGACGGAGGCGCACCTCGCCAAGGTGCTGGAGCGGAGCCCCGGGGAGGTCGCGGTCGCGCTGCGCGAGCTCGCGGACGAGTACGGCGTACAGGGCCGCGGATTCGAATTGCGGCTCGTCGCCGGGGGCTGGCGCTTCTACAGCCGGGCGGACTTCGCGCCGGCGGTCGAGGCCTTCGTGCTGGACGGCCAGCAGGCCCGCCTCACCCAGGCGGCGCTGGAGACGATGGCCGTCGTGGCGTACCGCCAGCCGGTCAGCCGGTCGAGGGTTTCGGCGGTCCGCGGAGTCAACTGCGACGGGGTCATGCGCACCCTCCTCCAGCGGGGTCTGGTGGAGGAGGCGGGGACGGAACCCGAAACAGGTGCGATCCTGTACAGGACGACGAACTACTTTCTGGAGCGGATGGGCCTGCGCGGCCTGGACGAGCTCCCGGAGCTCGCGCCCTTCCTCCCCGAGGCGGACGCGATCGAAGCCGAGACGCAAGAGGGTGTTCCGTCGTTCGATCCGGACTCTCCGGATACCGATGAAGACGACAAGACGACGGAACTTTGATGCGAAGCAGCGGCAACGGCAACGGTGGCGGCAACAGGAACAGCAGCGGCGGTGGCGGCGGCGGGCGAGGTAATCCCCGCGGCGGCAGCTCCAGCGGCGGCGGTGGTGGCTACCGCGGTGGCGGCTCCGGCGGTGGCAGCGGCTCCGGCGGCGGCTACCGCGGTGGCGGCCAGGGCGGCTCGGGCTCCGGCTCGGGCGGCGGACGCGGCGGCAGCTCCGGCGGCTCCGGCGGCGGCGGTGGCTACCGCGGCGCCGGCTCGGGCGGCGGCAGCTCCAGCGGCGGCTACCGCAGCGGCTCCGGCGGCTCCGGCTCCGGCGGCGGCTACCGCTCCGGCGGGTCCGGCTCCGGCGGCTCCGGCGGCTCCGGCGGCGGCTACCGCTCCGGCGGCTCCGGCGGCGGCTACCAGGGTGGCGGCCAGGGTGGCGGCTATCAGGGCGGCGGCTCCGACCGTGACCGCGAGCCCGAGCCCCGCATCCGCAACCCCCGCCCCGAGGAGCGTCGCTACGACGTGGGCCCCGAGGGCGAGCGCAACGGCCGCGGCGGTGCCAAGGCCGGCGGCGGCGGTGCCCGCGGCGCGGCCGACGGCAACCGCGGTGGCGGTGCGCGCGGCGCGTCGGCCCGCGGTGGCGCCAAGGGCGGCCCGAAGACCTCCAGGACCCCCGGCATCGGCGGCGCGGGCGGCCCGCGCATCGGCCCCGGCAGCCGCAGCGGCCAGTCCAAGCCGCGCGAGCTGGAGGCGCGGATCGAGGAGCGCGTGCGCGACCGGTACGCCGACAAGCCCGTGATCAAGACCCCGAAGACCTTCCCGGGCGCCGAGGAGGAGGGGGAGCGCCTGCAGAAGGTGCTCGCCCGTGCCGGCATGGGTTCGCGCCGTGCGTGCGAGGAGCTCATCGAGCAGGCCCGCGTCGAGGTCAACGGCGAGATCGTGCTGGAGCAGGGCAAGCGCGTGAAGCCCTCGGACGAGATCAAGGTGGACGGCCTGACCGTCTCCACCCAGTCGCACCTGTTCTTCGCGCTGAACAAGCCGGCCGGCGTCGTCTCCACCATGGAGGACCCGGACGGCCGCCAGTGCCTCGGCGACTACGTCACCAACCGTGAGACGCGTCTCTTCCACGTCGGCCGGCTCGACACCGAGACCGAGGGCATCATCCTCCTCACCAACCACGGTGAGCTGGCCCACCGCCTCACGCACCCGAAGTACGGCGTGAAGAAGACCTACGTCGCCGCCATCACCGGGCCGCTGCCGCGCGACATCGGCAAGCGCCTCAAGGACGGCATCGAGCTGGAGGACGGGTACGCCCGCGCCGACCACTTCCGCGTCGTCGACCAGCTCGGCAAGAACTACCTGGTCGAGGTGACCCTCCACGAGG harbors:
- a CDS encoding pseudouridine synthase, which codes for MRSSGNGNGGGNRNSSGGGGGGRGNPRGGSSSGGGGGYRGGGSGGGSGSGGGYRGGGQGGSGSGSGGGRGGSSGGSGGGGGYRGAGSGGGSSSGGYRSGSGGSGSGGGYRSGGSGSGGSGGSGGGYRSGGSGGGYQGGGQGGGYQGGGSDRDREPEPRIRNPRPEERRYDVGPEGERNGRGGAKAGGGGARGAADGNRGGGARGASARGGAKGGPKTSRTPGIGGAGGPRIGPGSRSGQSKPRELEARIEERVRDRYADKPVIKTPKTFPGAEEEGERLQKVLARAGMGSRRACEELIEQARVEVNGEIVLEQGKRVKPSDEIKVDGLTVSTQSHLFFALNKPAGVVSTMEDPDGRQCLGDYVTNRETRLFHVGRLDTETEGIILLTNHGELAHRLTHPKYGVKKTYVAAITGPLPRDIGKRLKDGIELEDGYARADHFRVVDQLGKNYLVEVTLHEGRKHIVRRMLSEAGFPVEKLVRTSFGPIELGDQKSGWLRRLTNTEVGMLMKEVGL
- a CDS encoding segregation/condensation protein A; translation: MAVAHDRAGAAPEGAAGPVPPQEPLEPPRGPSGASGEPAGAPGGSGRAAAAGAGDGRFTLRLANFEGPFDLLLQLISRHKLDVTEVALSQVTDEFMAHIRSMGPDWDLDQTTEFLVVAATLLDLKTARLLPVAEVEDEADLALLEARDLLFARLLQYRAYKRIAEIFRDRAETEGKRYPRTVGLDARLAELLPEVVIGIGGDGLARLAVKAMQPRAKPQVYVDHIHAPLVSVREQAGLVVALLKARGEATFQELTEDAADTLTVVARFLALLELYREKAVVLDQEEALRTLTVRWSGGDGDGMPRVTDEFDRIVEVKE
- the scpB gene encoding SMC-Scp complex subunit ScpB yields the protein MSGPRAEEQQTPAEAPAPAASEAPAPGQSQAPRVAGLDLKPALEAVLMVVDEPATEAHLAKVLERSPGEVAVALRELADEYGVQGRGFELRLVAGGWRFYSRADFAPAVEAFVLDGQQARLTQAALETMAVVAYRQPVSRSRVSAVRGVNCDGVMRTLLQRGLVEEAGTEPETGAILYRTTNYFLERMGLRGLDELPELAPFLPEADAIEAETQEGVPSFDPDSPDTDEDDKTTEL
- a CDS encoding PQQ-binding-like beta-propeller repeat protein, which encodes MYAAQAPAGPAAGSGGNDVRTQLMIVGAALLAIALIIGGGFWYVSDDGDGGGEQPVAEGSASPGAGGDKGQSGAGGSEKVPASIKSKTFLNIPEPESTEIVQIKGSWVTDTTYVKSDVGKVVGYKLTDGSKAWETPLKGNICGASRYASDNKAAILFDEAMPTAEKKYQPCNQAGVIDLVSGKLLWSASAKSQTGGDKAVNFEEITLSGQTVAAGGTGGGAAWNLADGKALWAPKTDAEGCEDMGYGGGPALAVIRKCGSSTRVLYAQALDPVTGAAKFSYKLPAGVEFAQIASTKPLIVAVNINKTAKDATGVSDLFVLDDAGALKTRIPLTSGNYAPRCSSTEVEDCTHMVVGNGKIYMPSQEHKGAAEYGRTNEIVSFDLETGKQTADRSDAGERFKIFPIRMDGPNLIAYKVPPYDGGGQIVSIEPKEMKQTVLMQNPATKESQRAETQFVPDRAEYHYQNGRLFIAATSVMTKSSVASDPNYIVVSFKTG